The genomic window GAGGCCGCGCGGCGGGCAGTTGACGACCCGGTCGAGGGACACCGAATCGCGCTTGTTGACCACGATGCGCGCGTAGGCCATCGCGTCCTTGATCTCCTTGCGCTCGTAGAAGCGCATCGCGCCGACGATCTTGTAGGGCATGCGCGCGCGGCGCATCGCCTCCTCGAAGGAGCGCGACTGGGCGTTCGTGCGGTAGAACACGGCGACTTCCTTGAGAGAGCGCCCCGCCGAGACCTCGTCCTGGATCCGGCGCACGACGTAGGTCGCCTCCTCGTGCTCGTTGGGCAGCTCCTGCACGCGGACCTCGTCGCCGGCAGGCGCCTGCGTCCACAGTTTCTTCGGCTTGCGCGTTTTATTATGGTGGATGACGAGCGCTGCGGCGTCCAGGATGCGGCTCGTCGATCGGTAGTTCTGCTCGAGCGTGACGACCATCGTGTTCGGGAAATCCCGCTCGAACTCGAGGATGTTCCGGATGTTGGCGCCGCGCCAGGAGTAGATGGACTGGTCGTCGTCGCCGACGACGCAGACGTTCTTGTGCTTCGCCGCGAGGGTTTTGGTGAGGATGTACTGGGCGTGGTTGGTGTCCTGGTACTCGTCGACCAGAAGATGAGTGAAGTGCTCCTGCCACTTGGCCCGGACCTCGGGGTGGTCGCGCAGCAGCTGGCAGGTCTTGAGCAGCAGGTCGCCGAAGTCGAGCGCCCCCGCCTTGCTGAGCTTGTTCTCGTAGACCTTGTAGATCTTCGCCGCCGTCTGCCGACTCTGATCGATCGAGGACATCGCGTGGATCTCGTAGGAGCCCGCGTCGAGCAGGTCGTCCTTGGCGCGCGAGATGATGTTGACGAACAGGCCCGCCTTCGACTTCTGGTCCTCGAGGCCGAGCTCCTTCATCGACTCGGTCACGAGCTTCTTCTGGTCGCCCTGGTCGTAGATCGTGAAGTGACGCGGCAGTCCCAGCTCCTGGTGATGCATGCGCACCAGCTTCGCGCAGAAGGAGTGGAAGGTGAAGGCCCAGACGAGCGCGCCCTTGCCGGGCGCCAGCTCCTCGAGGCGCTTGCGCATCTCGCCGGCCGCCTTGTTCGTGAAGGTGACGGCGAGGATGCGGTCCGGGGGCGTGCCCGTCTCGATCAGGCGCGCGATGCGGTAGGTGATGACGCGGGTCTTGCCCGTGCCCGCGCCGGCGAGCACGAGCAAGGCGCCGTCCAGGTGCGTCGCCCCGGCCCTTTGCTCAGGGTTGAGCTTGTCGAGATCGACGCCCATGGGTACGCTCAATGAGAGCCGACGGCCTCCCGCTTCGGGGCGTACAGCATGTTGCAGTAATCCTTGACCATGCGGTCGGCCCCGTACTCGGAGGCGACCGAGCGGATGGACTCCTTCATGACCTTGACCCAGCCGCGGGGGATGCCGTGCTCGTCGCGGTCATAGTACAGGGGCACGATCTTCTCCTCGAGCGTGCGGTAGATGTCCTCGGCGTCGGCCTTGTCGGCCTCGGGCCCGGCGCCGCGGCCGCCGGCCTGGCCGATGGGCCAGCCGTTGCCGTTGTTGAAGCCCTCTTCCCACCAGCCGTCGAGCACCGAGAAGTTGGGCACGCCGTTGGCCCCGGCCTTCTCTCCGGAGGTGCCGCAGGCCTCGAGGGGCGCCAGCGGGTTGTTGAGCCACATGTCGACGCCCTGGACCAGGTAGCGGGCGACGTGCATGTCGTAGTCCTCGATGAAGGCGATGCGGCCGCCGAACTCGGGGTTCTTGGCCAGTTGATAGACCTGCTGGATCAGCGCCTTGCCGCCGTCGTCGGCCGGGTGAGCCTTGCCGGCGAACACGAGCTGGACGGGACGCCACGGGTCGAACAGCATCTTCTTGAGGCGCGGCAGGTCGCTCAGGATCAAGGTCGCGCGCTTATAGCTCGCGAAGCGCCGGGCGAAGCCGATGACGAGCGCGGGATGGTCGAGCAGCGCGCCGCTGGCCAGCACCTGGGCCGGGTCGTGCTTCTCCTTCATCCAGCGGGCTCGCGCCCTCGCGCGGGCCAACTGCAGCAGAGCGCTCTTGTTGCGGTTGTGCTGGAGCCAGAGCACCTCGTCGGGGATCGACGCGACCTTGGACCAGACCGCCTGGTCGTCCTGGCGCACGCGCCAGTCGGCTCCGAGGTAGCGGTCGTAGAGCTCGCCGAGCTCCTGGTTGACCCAGGTCGGCAGGTGCACGCCGTTGGTGACGTGCGCGATCGGGACCTCGTTCTCCGGCAGGGAGGGCCACAGGATCTTCCACATCTCGCGGGAGACCTGTCCGTGGCGGCGGCTGACGGCGTTGCGCCGTCCCGCGATCTTCAGCGACAGCGCGGTCATGTTCCAGCCGGTGTGGCCGGGGACGCGCGCGAAGTCCATGAAGCGCTCGCGGTCCACGCCGAGCTGGGGCCAATACGACGAGAAGTACTCCGCGATCATCTCCTCGGCGAACACGTCGTGGCCGGCCTCGACGGGGGTGTGCGTCGTGAACACGGCGTTCTCGCCGACCTGGCGCAGGGCCTCGTCGAGGGAGGTCCCGCCGGCGACCTTCTCCCGGGCGAGCTCGAGGAACAAGAAAGAGGAATGGCCCTCGTTGGCGTGGAACACCGCCGGGTGCACGCCGAGCGCGCGCAGCACGCGCACGCCGCCGATGCCCAGGATGATCTCCTGGCGCAGGCGCATCGTCCGGTCGCCGCCGTACAGGCGGCCGGAGATCTCGCGGTCGAGCGGCGAGTTGCCGTCGACGTTGGTGTCCATCAGGAACAGGGGCACGCGGCCGACCTGCACCTTCCACACGGCGACCTTGATGGTCCCGCGGCCAAGGGGAATATCGAGCAGCATGCGCCCGCCCGAGGGGCCGAACACGGGGCGGACCGGGGAGACGTCCCAGTTGACCGACTCATACACGTTCTGCTGCCAGCCGTCGGAGGACATCTTCTGGACGACGTAGCCTTCGGGGTACATGAAGCCGACGCCGACGAGGGGCACGCCCAGGTCCGAGGCGGACTTGCAGTGGTCGCCGGCGAGGATGCCGAGGCCGCCGGAGTAGATCTTCAGCGAGTTGTGGACGCCGAACTCGGCCGAGAAATAGCCGATGTTCTTGCCCTTCATCTCGGGGTGGTTCTTGGCGAACCAGGTCTGGTCCGTGGTCATGTAGCGGTCGAAGGCGGCGATGACCGCGTCGAGGCGGGACAGGAACCCGGGATCAGCCGCCAGCTGCTCCAAGCGGGTCGGGGGGACGCTGCGCATCAGGGAGACGGGGTTATGGTGCGTCTCCGCCCAAAGAGTGAGGTCGATCTCTTTGAACAGGGCGCGGGCTTCGGGGTGCCAGCTCCACCAGAGGTTGTACGCCAGGTCCTTGAGGCGGGAGAGCCGGGGAGGGAGCTGCCAGTCGTTGTAGGAGTCGGTGATAACCATAACAAGGATTCTACACTTTATCGACGGGGCGTCCAAGGCCTTGACGCCGCCCGCGGGGACGACTATCCTGTCGTCGTGCTCCCCTTCGCTTTGGCCCTGCTGCTCGCCTCCCCCGCCCCTGCCCAGGACGCGGAGGCCGGCCTGCGCGCCCAGCAGGCCCGGGAGCTGGTGGACGCCCTGCCGGCCGAGGCGCGCGTGGAGCTCAAGAAGATGTACCGCCGCTACCGGGACGTCGTCGCCCGCAAGCTCGAGGCGGGCTGGCGCACGGGGGTGCTGAGCGAGGCCGTCATCGAGGACGTCGACGAGCCCTTCCAGCCCGCCCGCCTCGTGGAAGGCATGATCGCGCTGCGCAAGAAGGAGATCGCCGGCCTCCAGGAGTCGCTGGCCGCCCTCGCCGGGGACGACCCCTACAAGGACAAGCGCCTGCGCTCCGCCCTCGAGGCCAAGCGGGACGAGCTCTCCCGCCTCGTCTCCAAGAACAAGCGGGAGAAAGGCCTGTGCCGGGACTGGTCGGACCTGATCTGGTCGGAGTTGACGGCCATGGACCTCGAGCATTGGGGCGCCCGGGACGAGCGCCGCGCGACCCGGCCGTACCACACCGCCGCCGTCGTCTGCTCCCCGTCGGACTCGCCCGCGGTCTGCCTCGCCTTCGACCCCTGGGAGGACGGGCGCCCGAACGTGTACGCCTACGGGGCCTGGGACGAGTCGGCGCCCGGAGGCCGCTTCCCGGCCGAGTACTTCCTCCACGGCCTGCCGGACCGGGTCGAGAGGAAGCCGTGACCGCCACCGCGCTGCCCCTCCTCGCCCGCCTGGGAGAGGCCGCCAGCTTCCCCCAAGCCGTGCGCCATTACGAGACCGACCCCTGGAGCTACCTGCGCCGCAAGCTGCAGGAGTGCGCGGGGCCGCTGCGCGAGTACAAGCGGACCCTCTACGAGGAAGCCTGCGCCCGCCTCTACGCGGATATGCGCGACTCCTTCCTCAAGCCGGGCGCGCTGCTGGACCACAAGGAGACCTTCGAGAAGCTCCTGGCGCCCGGCGATTACGCCGACCTCTCGTTCAACCTCGAGCCCGGCGCCGAGCCGGCGGCCCGCCGCGAGGCGGTCAAGCAGGTCCTGTCCCAGGCGGCGATCAGGACGCTCTTCGAGACCGAGGCCCTTCCCCCCGAGCGCCGGGGCAAGCCGTGGCAGGCCCTGGTCGCCGAGGCCGGCAGCCGGCTGGAGCTCGACTCGCTCAAGGAGCTGCTCGACCGCGCCCCCCGGACCGAGCGGCGCCGCGCGTACATCGTCCGCCGCGCGCGGCGCAACCTCGCCGAGTTCCTCACGGTCACGCGGGGCGAGGCCGGGATGCGCGACGAGATCACCTTGTTCGTCCTGACCCGGGTCGAGGCCGCGATCGCGGCCATGCTGCGCTTCCTGAACGCCCCTTAGAGCCTAATCGACGGCGTACGGCGAGCGGGCCTTGCAGACAAGGGCGTCGACGAGGCCCGACGCGGCCATCACGCCCATCTTCTTGCGGGTCTCGAGCGTCGCCGAGGCCAGGTGCGGCGCCAGCACCGCGTTCCGGCAGGACGCGAGGCCGGGCGCCGTCTTCGGCTCCCGTTCGTACACGTCGAGCCCCGCGCCGCGGATCCGGCCCGACTTCAGCGCGCGCACCAGCGCATCCTCGTCGACGATCGGGCCGCGGGCCGCGTTGATGAGGTACGCGGACCTCTTCATCAGGCGGAACGCCTTATCGTCGAGGAGATGCCGCGTGCTCTCGTCGAGGACGGTGTGGACCGAGACGAAATCGGACTCGCGCAGCAGCTCCTTGATCGGGACGAACTTCGCGCCGAGCGCCTTCTCCGCCTCCGGCGCGGCGCGGCGCGTGTCGTAGTAGAGCACGCGCATGGAGAAGCCCCCCGCCCGCTTGGCCACGGCCTGCCCGATGCGCCCGAAGCCGATCACGCCCAAGGTCTTGCCGAACACGTCGGTACCGAGGAGCATCAGCGGGTCCCAGCCCTTGAACCGGCCGCCGCGCACGCAGGCGTCGCCCTCGACGACGCGGCGCGCCGCGGCCATCAGGAGCGCCCAGGTGAAGTCCGCCGTGGACTCGGTCAGCACGCCGGGAGTGTTGGTCACGGCGACGCCGCGGGCCTTGCAGGCGGGCACGTCGATGTGGTCGTAGCCGACGGAGAACGTCGACACCGCCCTCAGCTTCGGCCCGGCCGCGAGCAGCTCCGCGTCGATCCGGTCGGTGAGCAGGCACAGCAGGCCGTCCTTGTCCCTCACGCTCTTGAGCAGGCGCCCGCGCGGGATCGCCGTCCCATGGTCGTAGTGCTCGACGTCGAAATGCTTCCTCAGGAGGTCGAGGCACTCGCGGGGGACGCGGCGCGTGACGAGGACTTTGGGTTTGGCCATTCCGTTGATTATAGCTTAGACCGGGCTTTTCACGGTTTTTCCCCGGGTAACGGAATGAATAACTCCGCATGGACGACGGATGAACCGTTTCCCTCGACGGGGAAGTGCTAAAATCTCCTCATGTCCTTGCGGATAGGCGGCCTCGAGCTCGCCTCGAATATCATCCAATCCCCCCTCGCCGCCTGCTCCGACCTCCCGTTCCGGCTGATCGCGCGCGAGAAGGGGCTGGGCTTCTGCTACCTGGAGATGGTCTCGGCCCAGTCGCTGACGCGCGAGAACGCCAAGACGCGGCGCATGCTCGACACCACGCCCGAGGACAAGCCGCTCGGCGCGCAGCTTCTCGGCTGCGATCCGGGGATGATGGCCGAAGCCGCGTCGATACTCGAGGAGATGGGCTTCGACCTCATCGACATGAACCTCGGCTGCCCGGTCAAGAAGGTCGTCGGCAACGGCGAGGGCTCCGCGCTGCTGACGAACCCGGCCGGCGCCGAAAAGGTGTTCCGCGCCGTGCGCGGCGCGGTCAAGATCCCGGTCACGATGAAGACCCGCAAGGGCTTCAAGGACCCCTCCGGCGACGAGGCCGTCGAGCTCGCCAAGCGCGCCGAGGGCGCCGGCCTCTGCGCCGTCACCGTCCACGGCCGCACCCAGGCCCAGGGCTACGCCGGCAAGTCGGACTGGGAGGCCATCGGCAAGGTCAAGCGCGCCGTGAAGATCCCCGTCATCGGCAACGGCGACGTGCTGACGCCCGAGGACGCCCGGCGCCTGCTGGAGGTCTCCGGCTGCGACGGCATCATGATCGGCCGCGGCGGCATCGGCAACCCCTGGATCTACCGCAACCTCGACGACGTGATGAACGGCCGCCGGGAGTCGGCCTACGTGCCGGGCGTGCCGGAAAGGAAGGAGACCTTGCTCAAGCATTTCGCGCTCCAGCGTCGGCTCCTCGGCGACCGGCAGGCCGCGCTGAACATGCGCCGCATCACGGTCTGGTATTCGCAGGGCCTGCCGCACAACAAGGTCATGCGCGTCGGCGTCTGCTCGACGATGGACTGCGACGAGATCGCCCGCCTGATCTCGGAGTTCTTCGACCGGCTCCCGGCGGACGCTCCGCCCCCGACGGTGCCGCTGCTTCTCGCCGAGTAGCGTCTAGAGGTTCGGCGCGGCGGCGAAGAGCTCCTCGGGGGTGTCGCCCATCTTGTAGCGCGTCTCGAGCCAGACCCGGCGGGCGATGTAGGCGAGCGGCCCGATCGAGTGGACGTGGCGGGCGGCGGGGCGCAGGCGCTCGGGCAGCAGCGCGATGCGGCCGCGCGCGGCCAGGCGCCGGGAGAACTCCAGGTCCTCGAGGACCGGGAACGCGGGGAAGCCGCCGACGGCCTTATAGATCTCCGGCGTCGTGCACAGGCCGTGGTCGGAGGAGGCCAGGCCCGAGCGCACGCGCGCGTTGGACCACATCGACAGGAGGGAGAGGCCCATCCCCGCCCCGTAGGAGACGGAGAACGCCGTGGCGGCCAGGCCGCCCGTCGGAGTGGCCAGCCAGAAATGCTCGAGCGCCTGCTGCCAACTCCCCGGCGGCTGGGCGTCGGCGCGCAGGAAGAAGAGCAGGTCGCCCGTCGCCTTCTCCGCGCCCGCGTGCCACTGCGCGCCGCGGTTCGGCTTGTCGAGCTCGAGGACCTCGTCGGCCCACTCGCGCGCGGCGGCCACCGTGCCGTCGTCGGAGCCGCCGTCGACGACGATGACCTCCATCGGGCTGGTGTGGGAGATCTGGCGCAGGCGCTTGAGCGAGGAGCCGATCTGCGGGCCCTCGTTGTAGGCCGCGACGATGACGGAGAACTTCATTCGGCGTCCAGCGGACGGAAGGCGAGGCCGGTCGCGATCTTCGGGAAGAAGTAGGTGGATTTCTGGGGCAGGAGGCCGACGGCCTTGGCGGCGCGCCGCACCTGCGCCACGGAGAACGGCTTGACGAGCACCGCGGCGCCGCCGATCGCCTTCGCCTTCTTGGCGGCGAGCGCGGCGTCGGGGGTGTAGCTCATCTCGTCGGGCTTGACGCCCGCGAGGAGCCGGGAGCCGAGCCACTCGACCGCGAGTCCGCTGCGGCAGCCGTACGGCTTCGGCTCGCCGAAATGGAAGCCGTCCTCGACGAGGCCGAACGCGTACGGGTTCCGGGACGCGGCGACGAGCTTCTCGAGCTCCTTCAAGTTCCGGGCTCTTTTAAGGGAAGAGAGGGCGGCGGCGCGCTCGAGCAGGCTCTTCTTGGCGATCCGGTGGGTGGGCAGGACGACCAGCCCCGCGTCCTCGTCGGGCACCAGGTAGGTCAGCACCGCGTCGGTGCCCGGGCCCCTCGTCCTCGCGTGGTGGTCGCGGCTCACGGAGTAGCGATGATGGCCGTCGGCGATGAGGATGGGGCGCGGCGCCAGCGCCTTGCGGATCGCGGAAACGATCTTCGGCTCGTCGACGACCCACAGCTTGTAGTCGACGCCCGCGTGCGAGCGGCCCGCCGCGTCGGGGCGGCCCTTCATGCCGGCGCGGATCGACCGGCGCGCGGCGCCGGAGGGATCGGCGAAGACGCCGAAGATCGGGGAGATGTTGACGCCGACGGCGTCGAGCATCTTAAGACGATCGACCTTCGGTTTGGCCAAGGTGCGCTCGTGCGGGATGATCGCCTTCGCGGCTTTCGGGGTCGCGCCAAGGGCGGCAAGGATCCCTCGCCGCGTATATTTCCGGCCGTTGAGCGCGTAGCGCTCTTCGATGGCGTAGAACGCGGCCTTCGGGTCCCTGGAGAGGGTCCCATCCACGGTCCACCGGCGCCAAAGAGCCGCCGCCCGGCCGTACTTCGCGGGCGGCTCACCCTGCGGCAATTCCAGATGTACGGCATTCGCCGTACGCCGCCGCAAAGCGGCGGCAAGCTCCGGTCCTATCACATCGTACGGAGGACACAGCGCGGAGTCCAGCGAAGGGGCGGAATAACGAACTCCTCGAAAAGGTCGGACATCAGCCATGAATCATCATCCCGTTTACACGCGCTCATTGTCAAGCCGCTCCGAGGACGGTAGAATGACGGTTCCCATGAGAGTCCTCGTCTACGGCGGCAGCTTCGATCCTCCGCATCTCGGCCATGCCGCGCTCCTTCTCGCCGCCGCGAAAAAAATAAATCCGGATCGGATCGTCGTCGTTCCCGCCTTCAAGGCTCCTTTGAAGGACGCGCCGCAGGCAAGCTCCAAAGACCGTCTCGTCATGGCCCGTCTGGGCATCCTCGATCCGCTGCCGTTGAAATATCGCCGCGTCTGCCGTATCGACGCGCGCGAAGCGCGCGCGCGCCGTCAGGTCTTCACCGTCGAGACGCTCGGCGCGCTCAAAGACGCCGAGCTCCATTTCCTCTGCGGCCAGGACTCCGCCGCTTCTTTCCCTAGGTGGAAAAACCCCTCCCGCCTGAAGTCGTTGGCGACGTGGTGGTACGGCGCCCGACCCGGCGCCGAGGACCGTCCTCCCGCGCACTTCCGTCAGGTCCCTGGAAGGTTCCCCTCCATTTCTTCGTCGGAGATCCGCTCCCGTCTGGCCCTCGACCAGGACTGCTCGCAGGATCTCCTCCCCGCCGTCCGATCGTACATCGAGAAACGGAATTTGTACGGCAAAAGGATGGCGACTCGACTCAGAACGACCCTGTCCCCCAGCCGTTACGCCCACACCCTCAACGTCGCCTCCTTGGCCGAAGCCCTGGCCCGGCGCTGGGGAGCCGACCCCGTCAAAGCTCGATCGGCCGGACTCCTCCACGACGCCGGACGGAGATATCCCCCGCACGAATTGGCGCGCTACGCGCGCCAACGGCGTCTGGCGGTCCCTGAACGGGCCATCATCCTTGACCTGGCACCGATGCTATTGCACGCTTACGTTTCGGCCGACTTGGCGCGGCGCGAATTCGGCGTGACCGACCCCGAGACCCTGAACGCCATTCGCCGCCACACCCTCGGCGACCGCCGCCTGGGCCTTCTCGACAAGATCCTCTACGTCGCCGACGCCTGTGCGATCGACCGCACCCACGCGACCTCGGCCGCGACCCGGTCCCTCGCCTTCGACGACCTCGACGCGGCCCTCAAGCGCTGCATCGCGGAGAAGATCGCCCACGCCGTCTCGCGCGAAGCCTGGCTCCACCCGCTCACCGTCGACCTATGGAACTCCCTCGCGCTGCCCTGAACGCCCAGAGAGCCCTCGCCCTCGTCCTGCTCGCCGCCGTCCTCGGCGTCGCGGCGGTCGAGAGCCGCTCGCCCTTCGCCGCGCGGCTCCGGGCCGACGCCCCCTGGCCGTTCTGGCTCGCCGTCCGCGAGCCGGGGCGGACCTCCCCGCCGGCCCTGCATCTCGGGGTCTTCCACCCCGTCCGCGGCGTGCTCGTGCTGATCCACGTGCCGGAAGCGACCCGGCTGCAGGGCAAGCTCACCGCCGCCCGCGCCTACCTGGACGCGCTGCGCGCCACCGGCGACGCGGCGGCGGCGGCGCGCGCCGTCGAGGACCTGGCGCAGATCCGGTTCTCCGAGCTGTCGCTCGAGCCCGTCCGGTGGGACGGGGCCGGCCGCCTGAGCCTGGAGCTCGCGCCCGGCGACGAGGAGGAGGAGCCCGCCGTCGCCGCCGCCCGCGCCCTCAAGGCCCGCGGGCGCTCGCCGCGCGCCCTGTGGCCGCTGGCGCGCCGGGCCCTGGACGGCCTCCTGAAGGGGGACAAGGCCGCGGCCGACGCCCTTCTCCTGACCCTCGAGCTTCGCCGCGTCCCGCTCGAGAGGCTGCAGCCCGCCTCGCTCCCGGACGACGCCGCCGCCCCCGGCTTCCTGGCCCGCGCCTTCGCCTCCCGGCTCGAGCCGCGCGACGAGGAGAAGACGGTCGTCGTCGAGGTGCTCAACGGCACCGACGTGCCGGGCCTGGCGGCTCAGGCGGCTAAAGTTCTAAGATTAAGCGAGATGGACGCGATGGTCATGGGACAGACCCCGCGTCCGCGTTCTCGGACGGTCGTCTATGACCGGATCGGCGATTTTGAGCGCGCCGCGCGGGTTCGCGCGGCGCTCGGCTGTCCGACGGCGATCGCGGCGACCCGCATCGACCCGCTGCGCGGGGTCGATGCCAGCGTCGAGCTCGGCGGAGACTGCAGTTACTAGGAGAGACCATGGAACTCGTCGAAGTGCTGAAAACCGCCGTGCAGATGGGCTCCAGCGACATCCACCTCGTCATCGGCAAGCCGCCGCTGATGCGCGTCAACGGCGAGATGGCCGAGATCCCGGGCTTCACGAAGATCACCGCCGACGAGTCCAAGCGCCTCATTTACTCTATTTTGTACGAGGAGCAGCGCGCCAAGTTCGAGGAGACCTGGGAGCTCGACTGCTCCTTCGCGGTGACCGGGCTCTCCCGCTTCCGCGTCAACGTGTTCCTGCAGAAGAACGGCGTCGAGGCCGTCATGCGCGTCATCAGCTCCAAGATCCCGACCGCCGAGCAGCTGCGCCTGCCCAAGTCCATCACCGACCTCGCCGACCTCCCGCGCGGCCTCGTGCTCGTCACCGGCCCCACGGGCTCGGGGAAGTCGACGACGCTGGCCGTGATCATGGAGATGATCAACAACAAGTACTCCGACAACATCCTGACGGTGGAAGACCCCATCGAGTTCGTCTATGAGTCGAAAAAGTCGGTGTTCCGCCAGCGCGAGATCGGCCAGAACACGAAGTCCTTCGGCGCCGCGCTGAAGTCGGCCCTGCGCCAGGACCCCGACGTCATCCTCATCGGCGAGCTCCGCGACCTCGAGACGATGCAGCTCGCGATCACCGCCGCCGAGACGGGCCACCTGTGCTTCGGCACGCTCCACACGCAGGACGCCCCGTCGACGATCGACCGCATCATCGACGTGTTCCCGCCGCACCAGCAGGCCCAGATCCGCGTCCAGCTCGCCGTCGTGCTCGCGGCCGTCGTCTGCCAGCAGCTGGTGGCGAAGAAGGACGGCGAGGGCCGCGTCGCCGCGCGCGAGATCATGATCATGACGCCCGCGATCTCCAACATGATCCGCGAGGGCAAGACGCACATGATCTACGGCGCGCTCGACACCGGGGCCAAGCACGGCATGATCCCGATGGACAAGTCTCTCGCCGAGCTGGTGCGCACCGGCCTCGTCGCCCCCGACGAGGCCCTCCAGCGCGCCAACAACCAGGACACGTTCAAGCAGCTCGCCGGCATCACGGGCCGCTCCGGCGCGTCGCTGATGTAAGGATGGCGGAAACCGACCGCGTCGCCCTGCTCCGTTCCCTGGAGCTCTTCGATCAGTATCCCGAGGAGCGCCTGCGCGCGCTGTCCGCCTACCTGGAGCCGCTCTCGTTCCCCGACGGCGGGGAGGTCTTCGCCGAGGGCACGATCGGCGACGGCCTCTATTTCGTCCTCTCCGGCCGGGTGCGCGTGACCAAGCGGCTGTCCGGCGGCGGCCAGAAGGACCTGGCCTCGCTCGGGACGGGCGACTGCTTCGGCGAGATGGCCCTGCTCGACGCGGTCGCGCGGTCGGCCGGCGCATACTCAGTCGGAGAGGCGAAGCTGCTGCGCCTCAAGCGCGACGACCTGAAGGCCTGGCTGTCCGCCAACCCGCAGGACGCGATGGGCTTCTTCGCCGAGCTCGTGCAGGTGCAGTCGCGCCGCCTGCGCCGCACCTCCGCGGAGCTCGCGCTGATGTACGACCTGTCGATCCTGCTCATCGAGCCCGCCGCGAGCGCCGTCGAACTGCTCGAGCGCGCCCTGGGCCGCGTCCTGCCCCACCTCGACGGCGACTGGTCGGCCTGCGCCCACGCCTACAACCCCTACAACGAGGAGATGGACCCGGCGGGCGCCGCCGGCGCCGAGGCCTTCGGCCCCGAGGCGGCGGCTTTGCCCTCCAAGACCGCGCCGGACCAGGCCTGGACCGACGAGCGCACCCTCGTCCTCGTGCTCCGCTCGCCGGAGAAGCTCCTGGCGACCCTGCGCCTGCGCGCCGCCGCCGCCCCGGACGAGGGGCGCCGCGCCGAGACCGCCCGAACCATGACCGCCGTCGCGCGCCTGCTCGCCTCGGCGCTCGAGAACATCGATTTCCGCGCCGACGAGGCGCTACGCCGCCGTCTTCAATCGAGGTCCAATGCCCAAAGCTTTTAAGACGGTCACCATCTCGGCCGCGCGCGCGATGAACGAGAACAAGGCCGCGAACATCGTCGTCCTCGACGTCCGCAAGACGAGCCCGCTGTCCGACTACATGATCATCGCGACCGCGCTGTCCCGGCCGCACCTCGAGTCCCTGGAGGACAAGCTCGCCGAGGAGCTCGAGAAGGCCGGCCTGCGCGTCCACCACCGCAACCGCCCGCAGAGCGACCTGTGGCGCGTGCTCGATTTCGGCGGGCTCATCGTTCACCTGATGGTCGAGGAGGCGCGGGAGCTGTACGCGCTCGAGCGGCTGCACGACGGCGCCAAGGAGCTGGCATGGCGGAACTGACGGAAGTCCTCGCGCAGACCGCGCGCCTCGGCGCCAGCGACCTGCACCTCGTCGTCGGCAAGCCCCCGATGGTGCGCCGCCAGGGGGCCATCGAGCCCATCGCCGGTCTTCCCGAGCTCAAGGCCGAGGAATGCGAGCGCATGATCTACTCGGTGCTCGCCGAGGCCCAGCGCGCGAAGTTCGAGGAGAACTGGGAGCTCGACGGCTCGGTCTCCCTTCCGGGAGTCGCCCGCTTCCGGCTCAACGTCTTCCGCCAGAAGAACGGCATCGCCGCGGTCTTCCGCGTCATCTCCGCCAAGATCCCGACGCCGGCCGAGATCGGCCTCATGCCCGCGATCGCGAACCTCATCGACCTGCCGCGCGGCCTCGTCCTGGTCACCGGCCCCACGGGCTCGGGCAAGTCCACGACGCTCGCCTGCATGATCGAGCAGATCAACCTGAAGCACCCCAAGAAGGTGCTCACGATCGAGGACCCGATCGAGTTCGTCTACGAGGACAAGCAGTCCGTCATCCTCCAGCGCGAGGTCGGCTCGACGACCAAGTCCTTCGCCGAGGCCCTGCGCCACTCGATGCGCCAGGACCCGGACGTGATCCTCATCGGCGAGCTGCGCGACCTGGAGACGATCCAGCTCGCGATCAGCG from Elusimicrobiota bacterium includes these protein-coding regions:
- the dusB gene encoding tRNA dihydrouridine synthase DusB; the encoded protein is MSLRIGGLELASNIIQSPLAACSDLPFRLIAREKGLGFCYLEMVSAQSLTRENAKTRRMLDTTPEDKPLGAQLLGCDPGMMAEAASILEEMGFDLIDMNLGCPVKKVVGNGEGSALLTNPAGAEKVFRAVRGAVKIPVTMKTRKGFKDPSGDEAVELAKRAEGAGLCAVTVHGRTQAQGYAGKSDWEAIGKVKRAVKIPVIGNGDVLTPEDARRLLEVSGCDGIMIGRGGIGNPWIYRNLDDVMNGRRESAYVPGVPERKETLLKHFALQRRLLGDRQAALNMRRITVWYSQGLPHNKVMRVGVCSTMDCDEIARLISEFFDRLPADAPPPTVPLLLAE
- a CDS encoding glycosyltransferase, whose amino-acid sequence is MKFSVIVAAYNEGPQIGSSLKRLRQISHTSPMEVIVVDGGSDDGTVAAAREWADEVLELDKPNRGAQWHAGAEKATGDLLFFLRADAQPPGSWQQALEHFWLATPTGGLAATAFSVSYGAGMGLSLLSMWSNARVRSGLASSDHGLCTTPEIYKAVGGFPAFPVLEDLEFSRRLAARGRIALLPERLRPAARHVHSIGPLAYIARRVWLETRYKMGDTPEELFAAAPNL
- a CDS encoding DUF1015 domain-containing protein, with product MADVRPFRGVRYSAPSLDSALCPPYDVIGPELAAALRRRTANAVHLELPQGEPPAKYGRAAALWRRWTVDGTLSRDPKAAFYAIEERYALNGRKYTRRGILAALGATPKAAKAIIPHERTLAKPKVDRLKMLDAVGVNISPIFGVFADPSGAARRSIRAGMKGRPDAAGRSHAGVDYKLWVVDEPKIVSAIRKALAPRPILIADGHHRYSVSRDHHARTRGPGTDAVLTYLVPDEDAGLVVLPTHRIAKKSLLERAAALSSLKRARNLKELEKLVAASRNPYAFGLVEDGFHFGEPKPYGCRSGLAVEWLGSRLLAGVKPDEMSYTPDAALAAKKAKAIGGAAVLVKPFSVAQVRRAAKAVGLLPQKSTYFFPKIATGLAFRPLDAE
- the yqeK gene encoding bis(5'-nucleosyl)-tetraphosphatase (symmetrical) YqeK produces the protein MRVLVYGGSFDPPHLGHAALLLAAAKKINPDRIVVVPAFKAPLKDAPQASSKDRLVMARLGILDPLPLKYRRVCRIDAREARARRQVFTVETLGALKDAELHFLCGQDSAASFPRWKNPSRLKSLATWWYGARPGAEDRPPAHFRQVPGRFPSISSSEIRSRLALDQDCSQDLLPAVRSYIEKRNLYGKRMATRLRTTLSPSRYAHTLNVASLAEALARRWGADPVKARSAGLLHDAGRRYPPHELARYARQRRLAVPERAIILDLAPMLLHAYVSADLARREFGVTDPETLNAIRRHTLGDRRLGLLDKILYVADACAIDRTHATSAATRSLAFDDLDAALKRCIAEKIAHAVSREAWLHPLTVDLWNSLALP
- a CDS encoding LytR C-terminal domain-containing protein: MELPRAALNAQRALALVLLAAVLGVAAVESRSPFAARLRADAPWPFWLAVREPGRTSPPALHLGVFHPVRGVLVLIHVPEATRLQGKLTAARAYLDALRATGDAAAAARAVEDLAQIRFSELSLEPVRWDGAGRLSLELAPGDEEEEPAVAAARALKARGRSPRALWPLARRALDGLLKGDKAAADALLLTLELRRVPLERLQPASLPDDAAAPGFLARAFASRLEPRDEEKTVVVEVLNGTDVPGLAAQAAKVLRLSEMDAMVMGQTPRPRSRTVVYDRIGDFERAARVRAALGCPTAIAATRIDPLRGVDASVELGGDCSY